From one Microbacterium sp. 10M-3C3 genomic stretch:
- a CDS encoding ParB N-terminal domain-containing protein produces the protein MQKGGGIELRRAVDSILVGHRHRTDLGDIDELAGSIDREGLLQPITITPDGVLVCGARRLAAIKKLGWTTVNVWIRSGISDQLGQLLAEQDENTLHKPLTKLEAAGLYRELKRLMAEDAARRKASTQFSSEHQPGHDGAGKFPEPSTATGDAREQAAAMIPGGVSYKTHEKINYLRDLAADPSQPDHVRAQATADVEQLKRGAAVHPLYARTRADEEEARSAEMRRLGVESVQRAAAAKKGAQPPRTPGSEEDVTVRFPTRAFVQTWGELADWWTHYDAAELAAVLTDEQVDSFLAAAAGTARFADDLRTARAALDSEDTELGQQRHLRVL, from the coding sequence ATGCAGAAGGGGGGCGGGATCGAGCTGCGGCGTGCTGTCGACTCGATCCTTGTTGGGCACCGTCACCGCACCGACCTGGGCGACATCGATGAACTGGCCGGCTCCATCGACCGTGAGGGCCTGCTGCAGCCGATCACGATTACCCCGGACGGCGTGCTCGTGTGCGGCGCGCGCCGTCTCGCGGCGATCAAGAAGCTCGGTTGGACGACGGTGAACGTGTGGATTCGTTCCGGGATCTCCGACCAGCTAGGGCAGCTTCTCGCTGAGCAGGATGAGAACACGCTCCACAAGCCGCTGACCAAGCTCGAGGCCGCCGGCCTGTACCGGGAACTGAAGAGGCTGATGGCGGAAGACGCTGCCCGCCGCAAGGCATCGACCCAGTTCAGCAGCGAGCATCAACCGGGACATGACGGTGCCGGAAAATTTCCGGAACCGTCGACCGCGACCGGCGACGCTCGCGAGCAGGCCGCAGCGATGATCCCCGGCGGGGTTTCCTACAAGACGCACGAGAAGATCAACTACCTGCGGGACCTCGCTGCCGATCCGTCCCAGCCCGACCATGTGCGCGCCCAGGCCACGGCCGATGTGGAACAGCTCAAGCGGGGCGCTGCCGTGCATCCTCTCTACGCACGCACTCGCGCCGACGAGGAGGAAGCGCGCAGCGCCGAGATGCGACGGCTCGGAGTCGAGTCAGTTCAGCGAGCGGCCGCAGCAAAGAAGGGAGCCCAGCCGCCGCGTACGCCCGGTTCAGAGGAGGATGTGACCGTACGGTTCCCCACGCGCGCATTCGTGCAAACCTGGGGTGAGCTCGCCGACTGGTGGACGCACTACGACGCCGCCGAGCTCGCGGCAGTGCTCACCGATGAGCAGGTCGACTCCTTCCTCGCAGCCGCCGCCGGGACGGCACGGTTCGCCGATGACTTGCGCACCGCCAGAGCTGCTCTCGACTCCGAGGACACCGAGCTCGGGCAGCAACGGCACCTGCGCGTGCTCTGA
- the istA gene encoding IS21 family transposase → MITLEDWALIRRLAGEGVPKAHIAERLGISRTTVIKAVNSESPPHYERTAAPTSFTPFESRVRALLLETPTMPATVLAERVGWTGSIRWFRDNVKRLRPEQQRLDPADRITWAAGDAAQCDLWFPPKKIPLEDGTAKLLPVLVITPAHCRFTTGVMIPTRKTEDLLLGTWQLIEQLGRVPRRLIWDNEPGIGRGRRHADGVDAFMGTLATKLVLLPPRDPESKGIVERRNGWFETSFMPGRSFTSPADFNEQFTDWLGVANQRRVRTLAASPISLLPADLAAMLPLPPIPLHLGWRNRIRLGRDYYVRIDTNDYSVDPRAIGRIVDVTADLDRVRVRLDGRIIADHTRVWARGMVITDPAHREAAAVLRREFQQPRLVPVGDDLTRDLADYDRAFGLVEGSN, encoded by the coding sequence GTGATCACTTTGGAGGACTGGGCGTTGATCCGGAGGCTGGCCGGCGAGGGCGTGCCGAAGGCGCATATTGCTGAGCGGTTGGGGATCTCGAGGACCACGGTCATCAAGGCGGTGAACTCGGAATCGCCGCCTCACTATGAGCGGACAGCGGCGCCGACGTCGTTCACGCCGTTCGAGTCGCGGGTGCGTGCGTTGCTGCTGGAGACGCCGACGATGCCGGCGACGGTGCTCGCGGAGCGGGTCGGGTGGACGGGCTCGATCCGGTGGTTCCGTGACAACGTGAAGCGGTTGCGGCCCGAGCAGCAGCGTCTCGATCCCGCGGATCGGATCACGTGGGCGGCGGGGGACGCGGCGCAGTGCGATCTGTGGTTCCCGCCGAAGAAGATCCCGCTCGAGGACGGGACAGCGAAGCTGTTGCCGGTGCTGGTGATCACCCCGGCGCATTGCCGGTTCACGACGGGAGTGATGATCCCGACGCGGAAGACGGAGGATCTGCTGCTCGGGACCTGGCAGCTGATCGAGCAGCTCGGCCGGGTTCCGCGTCGGCTGATCTGGGACAACGAGCCCGGCATCGGGCGAGGACGCCGTCACGCGGACGGAGTCGACGCGTTCATGGGAACCCTCGCGACCAAGCTCGTGCTGCTGCCGCCGCGGGATCCGGAATCGAAAGGGATCGTGGAACGCCGCAACGGTTGGTTCGAGACATCGTTCATGCCGGGCCGGTCATTCACCTCGCCCGCGGACTTCAACGAGCAGTTCACCGACTGGCTCGGAGTCGCCAACCAGCGGAGGGTGCGCACCCTGGCCGCCTCTCCGATCTCGCTGCTGCCTGCGGATCTGGCGGCGATGTTGCCGTTGCCGCCGATCCCGTTGCATCTGGGCTGGCGGAACCGGATCCGGCTCGGCCGCGACTACTACGTCCGCATCGACACGAACGACTACTCCGTCGACCCGCGCGCGATCGGCAGGATCGTCGACGTCACCGCGGACCTGGACCGGGTCCGCGTCCGCCTCGATGGACGGATCATCGCCGACCACACCCGTGTCTGGGCACGAGGAATGGTGATCACCGACCCCGCGCATCGAGAAGCTGCGGCCGTCCTACGACGCGAGTTCCAGCAGCCGCGACTTGTTCCAGTCGGCGACGATCTGACTCGGGATCTCGCCGACTACGACCGCGCGTTCGGGCTCGTCGAGGGGAGCAACTGA
- a CDS encoding AraC family transcriptional regulator has product MLEGTCEIATADGVFTLRPGTSFALGSGRWCQIRPAPSVRMWAVYADDEFWLSQMSWFFPDRSRVLAGIHPHEWGGIPLLIEPGVEALRQIEPLWRQMSILSDGSHPPEVVATRTVELLARWVGMVLPTFLSAENGQRDTQPPWRPIDGRLTDPAVIGHIGDTVRMLRTRMAEPWTVGALAREASLSRTHLTRMFLLHTGAPPMRFLTEIRLTEFTRLIEETDLSVGRAAAASGWRDPRVASNWFQRRFGVTPTQYRLTPHPSLEELCARRVIEDESVG; this is encoded by the coding sequence GTGCTCGAGGGCACGTGCGAGATCGCGACGGCCGACGGCGTCTTTACGCTACGGCCCGGCACGTCGTTCGCTCTCGGCTCGGGACGCTGGTGCCAGATTAGGCCGGCCCCGTCTGTGCGAATGTGGGCGGTATACGCTGATGATGAGTTCTGGCTCTCGCAGATGTCGTGGTTCTTCCCGGATCGCTCACGGGTCCTCGCGGGCATCCACCCGCATGAGTGGGGCGGCATACCGCTGCTGATCGAACCCGGCGTGGAGGCGCTGAGGCAGATCGAACCGCTGTGGCGACAGATGAGCATCCTGTCTGACGGGTCTCATCCGCCAGAAGTCGTCGCTACTCGCACGGTTGAGCTGCTCGCCCGCTGGGTGGGGATGGTGCTGCCGACGTTCCTCTCGGCGGAGAATGGCCAACGTGATACGCAACCTCCGTGGAGACCGATTGACGGGCGCCTGACCGACCCGGCGGTGATCGGCCATATCGGCGACACGGTACGCATGCTCCGTACACGGATGGCCGAGCCGTGGACGGTCGGAGCTCTCGCTCGCGAAGCTTCGCTCTCGCGCACGCACCTCACACGCATGTTTCTGCTGCACACCGGGGCGCCGCCGATGCGGTTCCTCACGGAGATCCGGCTGACCGAGTTCACCCGGCTGATCGAGGAGACCGATCTGTCCGTGGGCCGCGCCGCGGCTGCCTCCGGATGGCGCGATCCGCGTGTAGCGTCGAACTGGTTCCAGCGCCGCTTCGGGGTCACCCCGACGCAGTACCGCCTCACCCCGCACCCGTCCCTCGAGGAACTTTGCGCTCGGAGGGTCATCGAGGACGAGTCCGTAGGCTGA
- a CDS encoding cytochrome c oxidase assembly protein: MTTTLSGTAPPTVENLLALAPSSASLLAPIAVLLAALYVWGAMRLWSQRRRWSILRTISFLLGCVLLFLTGGLGLNTYGSLSVAALVFQQITLMTVVTPLLIVGSPGRLLLRATPHRGLGVFALRVAHAGLRSRLARAVLHPVVAILVAAALYLGLYLTDLVSVIIRLPAGHELLLLTFLISGTIAAVPLWSSDPLPRTPSYAARLIDVIAEIQIHAVFGLILLLSSTPLFVAFTNPTIGWPIDPLRDQAIAGTLAWTYAELPLLIVLIVTLSRWRSRDLTLADRRRDQDDAEREEYNAYLATLSQHDR; the protein is encoded by the coding sequence ATGACGACAACGCTCTCCGGCACTGCGCCTCCGACTGTCGAGAATCTGCTCGCCCTCGCACCGAGCAGTGCGTCGCTTCTTGCGCCGATCGCCGTCCTGCTGGCCGCGCTCTATGTCTGGGGAGCAATGCGCCTCTGGTCCCAGCGCCGTCGATGGTCCATCTTGCGGACCATCTCCTTCCTGCTTGGTTGTGTCCTCCTCTTCCTAACCGGCGGCCTCGGTCTGAACACCTACGGAAGTCTGTCGGTCGCCGCACTGGTGTTCCAACAGATCACCTTGATGACCGTCGTCACCCCACTGCTGATCGTCGGCTCACCTGGTCGACTACTCCTGCGGGCTACACCGCACCGCGGCCTCGGCGTGTTCGCGCTGCGTGTTGCGCATGCCGGTCTGCGCTCGCGCTTAGCCCGAGCCGTTCTGCACCCCGTCGTCGCGATCCTCGTCGCCGCCGCGCTCTACCTCGGGCTGTACCTGACCGACCTGGTCAGTGTCATCATCCGCCTCCCTGCCGGACACGAGCTCCTGCTGCTCACGTTCCTCATCAGCGGGACCATCGCCGCCGTCCCGCTCTGGTCCTCCGACCCACTGCCCCGCACCCCGTCCTACGCCGCCCGCCTCATCGACGTAATTGCCGAGATCCAGATCCACGCCGTCTTTGGACTGATCCTTCTCCTGAGCAGTACACCACTGTTCGTGGCCTTCACCAATCCCACGATCGGGTGGCCAATCGACCCGCTTCGCGATCAGGCGATCGCGGGGACCCTGGCATGGACATATGCCGAGCTACCCCTGCTGATCGTCCTCATTGTCACACTATCCCGCTGGCGCTCCCGTGACCTCACACTCGCTGATCGCCGACGAGATCAAGATGACGCAGAAAGGGAGGAATACAACGCCTACCTCGCCACCCTTAGCCAGCACGACCGGTGA
- a CDS encoding NAD(P)/FAD-dependent oxidoreductase produces MTSRRAIKKLPLGMGRRRAIIVGAGQSGLAVAAALVEGGLTPQHEFVIIDASSGETSWANRWHSMVLLSDARHSTLVGYPTVGNQRRHLTANEMSRYLADTAARIGVKPLWRTRAIGVERRGAEETTLVLSTSVGDVQTRNVVCATGAASRPRRPQWFSGLDVPGMALHSSDYHDPKQLPPGDVLIVGGGNTGVQLARELNDSHTVTLSVRTPRRRHALAFFPHSSGRYRHLIEGKRQPEPLYTDSYQSLRRDGIAISSAVTSAHGPTVSLADGSTLRPTSVIAATGYLPGDDWLPDHAHPTGHHPTQTTIPGLTVAGMPRFSRPGSDTIHGIHRDALLIARSILDRP; encoded by the coding sequence ATGACCAGTAGGAGAGCGATCAAGAAGCTCCCGCTGGGCATGGGCCGTCGGCGAGCGATTATCGTCGGCGCGGGACAATCAGGCCTCGCCGTCGCAGCCGCTTTGGTGGAAGGCGGGCTTACCCCACAACACGAGTTCGTCATCATCGACGCGAGCTCCGGAGAGACGAGTTGGGCGAACAGGTGGCACTCGATGGTGTTGCTCAGCGACGCACGCCACAGCACTCTGGTCGGCTATCCAACGGTAGGAAATCAGCGCCGCCACCTGACGGCGAATGAAATGTCCCGCTATCTCGCCGATACCGCTGCTCGCATAGGAGTGAAGCCGTTGTGGAGGACCCGCGCCATCGGAGTGGAGCGACGCGGCGCAGAAGAGACGACCCTCGTACTTTCGACGTCGGTCGGTGACGTGCAAACCCGAAATGTGGTCTGCGCGACCGGCGCTGCCTCTCGCCCCCGACGTCCACAATGGTTCTCCGGCCTGGACGTTCCCGGAATGGCGTTACACAGCAGCGACTATCACGACCCGAAGCAACTCCCGCCCGGCGATGTGCTGATCGTCGGCGGCGGGAATACCGGTGTGCAACTGGCGAGGGAGCTGAACGACTCTCACACCGTGACGCTGTCGGTTCGCACCCCCCGGCGCCGGCACGCCCTCGCGTTCTTTCCCCATAGCAGTGGCAGATACAGACACCTGATCGAGGGCAAGCGTCAACCGGAGCCGCTTTACACCGACAGTTACCAGTCGCTCAGACGCGACGGAATAGCTATCAGCTCAGCCGTCACCAGCGCCCACGGACCGACCGTATCTCTGGCCGACGGTTCCACCCTCAGGCCGACATCCGTCATTGCCGCCACGGGCTATCTCCCCGGTGACGACTGGCTTCCCGACCACGCCCATCCGACAGGCCACCACCCTACCCAGACAACGATCCCAGGCCTAACCGTTGCCGGAATGCCCCGATTCAGCCGCCCCGGCAGCGACACCATCCACGGCATACACCGGGATGCACTGCTCATCGCCCGCAGCATCCTCGACCGACCATGA
- a CDS encoding bifunctional DNA primase/polymerase — MTRVSPAWHPAVAAREFAAAGVPVFPCAPGGKRPVTENGFHDATTEARQVDVWWRARPGANIGMPTGEVSGVVVVDVDVHGPVNGYGSMRRAQQAGLVDGWMFLVATPSGGTHAYYPAVPGQQQRSWQAARAAVDFRGDGGYIVLPPSSVLVNGARAGYRLQQLGSGPSAPVDAAGLRDFLDPRPQPRSLPRNAAMSGAASDVSRLAAWVANRQEGERNRGLFWAACRLAENGVNPVEALDLLGAAAGHAGLAEREIVTTVRSAYRAAHPSARERTPDRPGGSFARAPAPAAPAPAFGGLS, encoded by the coding sequence ATGACGCGTGTCTCACCAGCCTGGCATCCCGCCGTCGCTGCTCGCGAGTTCGCCGCCGCTGGGGTGCCAGTGTTCCCGTGCGCACCGGGCGGAAAGCGCCCGGTGACGGAGAACGGGTTCCACGATGCGACTACTGAGGCACGTCAGGTCGATGTGTGGTGGCGGGCGCGGCCCGGTGCGAACATCGGCATGCCCACCGGCGAAGTCTCCGGGGTCGTCGTGGTCGACGTCGACGTGCATGGGCCCGTGAACGGCTACGGTTCGATGCGTCGCGCGCAGCAGGCGGGCTTGGTCGACGGGTGGATGTTCCTCGTGGCCACGCCGTCGGGCGGCACGCACGCCTACTACCCGGCGGTGCCGGGCCAGCAGCAGCGCTCCTGGCAGGCGGCACGCGCCGCCGTCGACTTCCGCGGGGACGGCGGATACATTGTGCTGCCGCCGTCGAGTGTTCTCGTCAACGGGGCAAGGGCCGGCTACCGCCTGCAGCAGTTGGGGTCTGGTCCGAGCGCGCCGGTGGACGCGGCGGGGTTGCGGGACTTCCTCGACCCGCGCCCGCAACCTCGCTCGCTACCTCGGAACGCGGCGATGAGCGGCGCCGCATCCGACGTGTCGCGGCTTGCGGCGTGGGTCGCGAACCGTCAGGAAGGCGAACGCAATCGCGGCCTGTTCTGGGCTGCCTGCCGCCTTGCGGAGAACGGTGTGAACCCCGTGGAAGCTCTTGACCTTCTGGGTGCCGCAGCGGGTCATGCAGGTCTTGCGGAACGGGAGATTGTCACGACCGTCCGCTCCGCCTACCGTGCTGCGCATCCCTCGGCCAGGGAGCGGACGCCGGATCGCCCCGGCGGCTCCTTCGCTCGCGCTCCGGCCCCTGCCGCTCCAGCACCCGCATTCGGAGGGCTGTCATGA
- a CDS encoding DUF2637 domain-containing protein — protein MDRRWAVLTAAVGTVFIAAGAFWLSFTALADLAARSGIGAGQSWAWPLIVDGIIVVATVAVVALGGQRSAWYPWTLLIGGALVSVTANAIHAVVAADADVPGVLAAAVAAVPPVVLLAITHLTVVLTRPTTGPARRELQRLGEKVAPARDDHAPPAQHLTPLAVRARTSESDVARAAPDERPSGDRRMQAAAFREARWSNKRIARELGVHASTVGRWFAAGHLADGPDSPTSTNDNTKEQ, from the coding sequence ATGGATCGCCGGTGGGCGGTGCTGACCGCGGCGGTCGGGACGGTGTTCATCGCCGCCGGCGCGTTCTGGTTGAGTTTCACCGCTCTCGCGGACCTCGCAGCACGCTCCGGAATCGGCGCCGGGCAGTCATGGGCCTGGCCGCTCATTGTCGACGGGATCATCGTCGTCGCGACCGTCGCCGTCGTCGCTCTCGGCGGGCAGCGCTCGGCGTGGTACCCGTGGACGCTGTTGATCGGCGGCGCGCTCGTCTCGGTGACTGCCAACGCGATCCACGCCGTCGTCGCCGCGGACGCCGACGTGCCCGGAGTGCTGGCCGCCGCTGTCGCCGCCGTGCCTCCCGTGGTGCTGCTGGCGATCACGCACCTGACGGTCGTGCTCACCCGACCGACCACCGGCCCAGCACGACGGGAACTTCAAAGGCTCGGTGAGAAGGTCGCGCCCGCGCGAGACGACCACGCACCGCCAGCGCAGCATCTGACTCCGCTGGCGGTACGCGCCCGAACATCGGAAAGCGATGTCGCGCGGGCGGCTCCTGATGAGAGACCGAGCGGCGATCGGCGGATGCAGGCGGCCGCGTTCCGGGAGGCGCGCTGGTCTAACAAGCGGATCGCCCGTGAGCTCGGAGTGCATGCGTCGACGGTCGGCCGGTGGTTCGCCGCTGGGCACCTGGCCGATGGCCCCGACTCACCCACGAGCACGAACGACAACACGAAGGAGCAGTAG
- a CDS encoding gamma-glutamyltransferase, with amino-acid sequence MPRLATRPAVLAALVLVTAMLAGCTPTEPTPTRSPLSSSTPSPTPTLPPLAQGAVAAGHPLSAEAGTAVLRQGGNAVDAAIAAAFADTVLQPDASSIGGGGSAIIADSDDLDYVDYRDEVNTAGSVPSSGAGIPGFVAGMAALHERYGTLPWETLLEPAIALARDGAPLSSYLAGQLQYLPGGAADVPPFYDADGRRLLADATFVQSTLAETLSTIATEGADAFYTGSLVPRLADVPGIDAESLAAYEVQWSDPPAGTFGDYTVVSAAPALPGAAVIQQLQIEEALGIAGAAPGSADFIDIQTRAWRIANNSIQTLFGDPNFVDVPVDELTDPEANAALAASAGAAGTAEGEDVDGNTTHISVVDENGLTVSMTNTVTDFWGSKQYVAGFFFNNSLKRFNDIGTAGLNVVRPGARSVSWSAPSLVLDATGPPVLVVGLPGGRQIPSTLATVIALWAMHDASVEEAVLAPRFQLLTNDVLRLESDSVAAELRGRGYTVEVSGYPPVFGSVQALEIDWQTRSVTGFADPRRAAGVSYTGSG; translated from the coding sequence ATGCCCCGCCTCGCCACCCGGCCGGCCGTTCTGGCCGCCCTCGTCCTCGTGACGGCGATGCTTGCCGGCTGCACGCCCACCGAGCCGACCCCGACACGGTCACCCCTCAGTAGCTCGACGCCCTCCCCCACGCCGACGCTTCCTCCGCTCGCCCAAGGCGCGGTGGCGGCAGGGCATCCGCTCTCCGCCGAAGCCGGCACAGCTGTCCTCCGCCAAGGCGGCAACGCGGTCGACGCCGCGATTGCCGCGGCCTTCGCCGACACGGTACTGCAGCCGGACGCGTCCAGTATCGGCGGCGGCGGCTCGGCCATCATCGCCGATAGCGACGATCTCGACTACGTGGACTACCGCGACGAGGTGAACACCGCTGGCTCGGTGCCGTCCTCGGGAGCGGGGATCCCTGGGTTCGTCGCCGGAATGGCGGCCCTGCACGAGCGTTACGGGACGCTGCCCTGGGAAACGCTACTCGAACCGGCGATCGCGCTCGCACGAGACGGCGCCCCCCTCTCCTCATATCTGGCCGGGCAACTCCAGTACCTCCCTGGTGGCGCGGCGGACGTACCGCCGTTCTATGACGCTGACGGCCGAAGGCTGCTCGCCGACGCGACATTCGTGCAGAGCACGCTCGCCGAGACGCTCAGCACGATCGCCACGGAGGGCGCGGACGCGTTCTACACCGGATCGCTGGTTCCGCGTCTGGCCGACGTGCCCGGGATCGACGCCGAATCTCTCGCCGCCTACGAGGTGCAATGGTCCGACCCGCCAGCCGGGACGTTCGGGGACTACACCGTCGTCTCGGCGGCACCGGCGTTGCCGGGCGCCGCGGTGATACAGCAGCTGCAGATCGAAGAAGCCCTCGGAATCGCCGGGGCAGCTCCCGGGTCGGCAGATTTCATCGACATCCAGACTCGCGCCTGGCGGATCGCCAACAACTCGATTCAGACGCTCTTCGGCGACCCGAACTTCGTTGACGTCCCCGTTGACGAGCTCACCGACCCGGAGGCCAACGCCGCCCTGGCGGCCTCCGCGGGCGCGGCTGGGACAGCGGAGGGTGAAGATGTCGACGGGAACACGACGCACATCTCGGTCGTCGATGAGAACGGGCTGACCGTGTCCATGACGAACACCGTCACCGACTTCTGGGGCTCGAAACAGTACGTCGCCGGGTTCTTCTTCAACAACTCCCTCAAACGGTTCAATGACATCGGTACTGCCGGGCTGAACGTCGTCCGGCCCGGCGCACGATCGGTTAGCTGGTCGGCGCCGAGCCTCGTCCTCGATGCCACCGGCCCGCCGGTACTGGTAGTAGGTCTTCCCGGTGGGCGACAGATCCCCAGCACTCTTGCCACCGTCATCGCCCTGTGGGCCATGCACGATGCGAGTGTCGAAGAAGCCGTCCTCGCCCCACGATTCCAATTGCTCACCAACGACGTCCTTCGCCTCGAGTCCGACAGTGTCGCCGCCGAGCTCCGTGGTCGCGGCTACACCGTGGAGGTGTCTGGCTACCCGCCCGTGTTCGGATCGGTACAGGCTCTCGAGATCGACTGGCAAACCCGGTCCGTGACCGGCTTCGCCGACCCACGGCGTGCGGCAGGTGTCAGCTACACAGGCTCCGGATAG
- a CDS encoding heparan-alpha-glucosaminide N-acetyltransferase domain-containing protein, producing the protein MGTITAASASKRLFAIDAARGLALIGMIIVNVGPVANESVFQRLWFLPYGRASVLFVLIAGVSMSLFLRADHGRRRIIVVLWRAAILIVGGLLLGLLPHGVNVILPLYGGLFLVALLLYRLPTSVLIGLITVFMIVGPLIFVGESLDHTGEPRPELAWSGDIPGLLHTLFLSRPYPLVVWIIPFVFGMMLGRMDLRERRVQKAMIITGGIAGVGALAAAELFPLLLGEPERGYGLLLTGVPHGQMPLWVISSVGSAIFVTGLLLRFWSHLSRFATPVVLAGQMALTFYVGHLFLLAALRPEDGFTFLQGVGVSLLAIGGCILGALLWMRHFRAGPLEWAIRGRWLELRPGASP; encoded by the coding sequence ATGGGAACCATTACCGCTGCCTCTGCGTCGAAACGGCTCTTCGCGATCGACGCTGCCCGCGGTCTCGCACTGATCGGCATGATCATCGTCAACGTCGGGCCTGTCGCGAACGAGAGCGTGTTTCAACGGTTGTGGTTTCTGCCCTACGGCCGGGCATCGGTGCTGTTCGTCCTCATTGCGGGCGTATCGATGAGCCTGTTCCTGCGCGCCGACCACGGGCGCCGACGGATCATCGTCGTCCTCTGGCGTGCAGCAATCCTGATTGTCGGCGGTCTTCTGCTCGGTTTACTCCCGCACGGGGTCAACGTCATCCTCCCTCTATACGGCGGGCTGTTCCTTGTGGCCCTCCTCTTATACCGGCTTCCGACCAGCGTGCTGATCGGACTCATCACCGTGTTCATGATCGTCGGTCCGCTCATTTTTGTCGGGGAATCCCTCGATCACACCGGCGAACCCCGTCCGGAGCTGGCATGGTCCGGCGACATTCCCGGCCTGCTGCACACGCTGTTCCTGTCGCGTCCGTACCCTCTGGTCGTGTGGATCATCCCGTTCGTGTTCGGGATGATGCTGGGCCGCATGGACCTGCGCGAGCGGCGGGTCCAGAAGGCGATGATCATCACGGGCGGCATCGCCGGCGTCGGCGCCCTGGCCGCAGCCGAGCTGTTCCCCCTCCTTCTCGGTGAACCCGAGCGCGGCTACGGCCTGCTGTTGACGGGGGTGCCCCACGGGCAGATGCCGTTGTGGGTGATCAGCAGCGTGGGCAGCGCGATCTTCGTCACCGGACTCCTGTTGCGGTTCTGGAGTCATCTGTCTCGCTTCGCGACACCAGTGGTCCTCGCCGGACAGATGGCGCTGACGTTCTACGTCGGCCACCTGTTCCTGCTCGCGGCGCTGCGACCCGAGGACGGATTCACGTTCCTGCAGGGCGTCGGCGTCTCCCTTCTCGCCATCGGCGGATGCATCCTCGGAGCGCTCCTATGGATGCGCCACTTCCGCGCCGGCCCTCTGGAATGGGCCATCCGCGGCCGATGGCTGGAACTACGCCCCGGAGCGTCCCCATGA
- the istB gene encoding IS21-like element helper ATPase IstB, with amino-acid sequence MAGKTDVAKQITYFAGALKAPRITEAAARMADQARDAGWSFEDYLAAVLEREVSARNASGAELRIKAAGFPSRKTLEDFDWDAQPATRQQIAALASGGFLLEAQNVVLLGPPGTGKTHLATALGIVAARHGHRVLFATATDWVTRLADAHRQGNLPRELTRLRRYGLIIVDEVGYLPFEQDAANLFFQLVSSRYEHASLILTSNLPFSGWGGVFGDQAVAAAMIDRIVHHADVLTLKGASYRLRGRGIDSLPSIRTTTDETPG; translated from the coding sequence ATGGCCGGCAAGACCGACGTCGCGAAGCAGATCACCTATTTCGCCGGCGCACTCAAGGCACCCCGGATCACGGAGGCCGCAGCCCGGATGGCGGACCAAGCACGCGACGCCGGGTGGTCGTTCGAGGACTACCTCGCCGCCGTCCTCGAACGCGAAGTGAGCGCTCGCAACGCCTCCGGCGCGGAGCTGCGGATCAAAGCCGCTGGCTTCCCGAGCCGGAAGACGCTCGAGGACTTCGACTGGGACGCGCAACCAGCCACCCGGCAGCAGATCGCCGCGCTCGCTTCGGGAGGGTTCCTCCTCGAAGCGCAGAACGTGGTCCTGCTCGGCCCTCCCGGGACCGGGAAGACGCACCTCGCGACCGCGCTCGGGATCGTCGCTGCCCGCCACGGGCACCGGGTGTTGTTCGCGACTGCGACCGATTGGGTCACCCGACTCGCCGACGCCCACCGGCAAGGCAACCTCCCACGAGAGCTCACCCGGCTTCGCCGTTACGGGCTGATCATCGTCGACGAAGTCGGCTACCTCCCGTTCGAACAAGACGCCGCCAACCTCTTCTTCCAGCTGGTCTCGTCACGCTACGAACACGCGTCGCTGATCCTGACCTCGAACCTGCCGTTCTCCGGCTGGGGTGGCGTCTTCGGAGACCAGGCCGTCGCCGCCGCGATGATCGACCGGATCGTTCACCACGCCGACGTCCTCACCCTCAAAGGGGCCAGCTACCGCCTCCGCGGCAGAGGCATCGACAGCCTCCCCAGCATTCGCACCACCACCGACGAGACCCCTGGCTAG